A stretch of the Fibrobacter sp. UBA4297 genome encodes the following:
- a CDS encoding flavin reductase family protein, translating to MKKRKVIDMETIKIAKAPAYTSPNPMTLICTRKSDGTTNLATLAFWTYASTNPGKIMFALNKGAYSLELLAKTKEVVLTVPGVDMAGALIGCGTSSGRDTNKVEKLGLAMKSVEGTDIQIPVSTRLAIHAAVVETVDADDHVIHVCDVKNLFADDSVEAIFGWNGYAELAGAQKK from the coding sequence ATGAAAAAAAGAAAGGTGATTGATATGGAAACCATCAAAATCGCAAAAGCTCCGGCATATACCTCGCCCAACCCGATGACGCTGATCTGCACGCGCAAGAGTGACGGAACCACAAACCTTGCCACACTGGCGTTCTGGACTTACGCCTCCACCAACCCCGGCAAGATCATGTTTGCACTCAACAAGGGCGCTTATTCTCTGGAACTGCTCGCCAAGACCAAGGAAGTCGTTCTGACGGTTCCGGGCGTGGATATGGCCGGCGCGTTGATCGGTTGCGGCACATCTTCCGGTCGGGACACCAACAAGGTAGAGAAGCTCGGTCTTGCTATGAAGTCAGTCGAGGGCACCGACATTCAGATCCCAGTTTCCACGCGGCTTGCCATCCACGCAGCAGTTGTTGAAACGGTAGACGCTGACGACCACGTAATCCACGTCTGTGATGTGAAGAATTTGTTTGCCGATGATTCCGTAGAGGCGATCTTCGGCTGGAACGGCTACGCTGAGTTGGCGGGAGCGCAGAAGAAGTAA
- a CDS encoding radical SAM mobile pair protein A has translation MSVCIKDLIQNMNLVIGCTVGCSYCYARNNVKRYHMIDDFSQPEFFPNKLRLMEKPKPQNFLLTGMSDLSGWKPEWCEQVFAKIAENPQHQFLFLSKRPDLLDIDCDLDNAWFGVTVTRRSELWRVYALRENVRARHYHATFEPLFDDPGEVDLHGVDWIVIGTMTGAQSKKIHTEPAWAYSLMEQAHTLDIPVFWKEDLVPIMGEEQMIQELPAAFNRVLEEQKTWHK, from the coding sequence ATGTCGGTTTGCATCAAGGATCTGATTCAGAATATGAATCTGGTGATCGGCTGCACGGTGGGATGTTCTTACTGTTACGCGAGGAACAACGTCAAGCGGTATCACATGATCGACGACTTCTCCCAGCCGGAGTTCTTTCCGAACAAGCTGCGGCTAATGGAGAAGCCGAAGCCTCAGAACTTCCTGCTCACCGGCATGAGCGATCTCTCCGGCTGGAAGCCGGAATGGTGCGAGCAGGTGTTTGCCAAAATCGCGGAGAATCCGCAGCACCAGTTTTTGTTTCTCTCCAAGCGCCCCGATCTGCTGGACATCGACTGCGACCTCGACAACGCATGGTTTGGCGTGACAGTCACGCGGCGCTCCGAGCTGTGGCGCGTCTATGCACTACGGGAGAATGTCCGCGCCAGGCACTATCACGCGACCTTTGAGCCGCTGTTCGATGATCCCGGCGAGGTGGACTTGCATGGTGTCGATTGGATCGTCATCGGCACCATGACCGGCGCTCAAAGCAAAAAGATACACACAGAACCGGCGTGGGCGTACTCGCTCATGGAGCAGGCGCACACGCTGGATATTCCGGTGTTTTGGAAGGAAGACCTCGTCCCCATTATGGGCGAGGAACAGATGATACAGGAGTTGCCCGCCGCATTCAACAGAGTTTTGGAGGAACAGAAAACATGGCACAAGTAA
- a CDS encoding FISUMP domain-containing protein, whose translation MINKMILFVLMTALVALAAPQMGAMTDSRDGKSYRTVKIGNQVWMAENLDFETKHSYCYDAEGERYKKQPNCNDKKFVSGRLYTYEAAKGACPGGWRMASDSEWGSVAGNSASFDIKAAGFRNAKGKFELLGKRADFWTADDVGDKGKYHYYSASAGTMDKGSVGLNCTLVPG comes from the coding sequence ATGATAAACAAAATGATTCTGTTTGTGTTGATGACCGCGTTGGTTGCCCTTGCTGCTCCGCAAATGGGGGCCATGACGGATTCGCGTGACGGGAAAAGTTACAGGACCGTAAAAATCGGCAATCAAGTTTGGATGGCGGAGAATCTAGATTTTGAAACGAAGCATAGCTACTGCTACGATGCCGAAGGTGAGAGGTATAAAAAACAGCCGAATTGTAACGACAAGAAATTTGTTAGCGGGCGCCTCTATACTTATGAGGCGGCAAAGGGTGCTTGCCCAGGTGGCTGGAGAATGGCGTCCGATAGTGAATGGGGCTCTGTGGCGGGCAATAGCGCTTCTTTCGACATAAAGGCGGCTGGATTCCGCAATGCCAAGGGCAAGTTCGAATTGCTTGGTAAGCGTGCAGACTTTTGGACTGCTGACGATGTCGGTGACAAGGGTAAGTATCATTATTACAGCGCAAGTGCGGGCACAATGGATAAGGGCTCTGTCGGGCTAAACTGTACACTTGTGCCCGGCTAG
- a CDS encoding AAA family ATPase: MNDKNEMTAPIASVGADVGQSLTKENISITDEDAEYKKKLLEVQRFCDPMHLNTLSMNDLFDCSFTSRPPLIDGLLYAGTYLLAGAPKIGKSFLVAQLAYHVSMGHTLWDYPVRQGGVLYLALEDDYQRLQGRMSRMFGVEGTDNLHFAITSAQIGLGLVEQLDNFLKDRPDTRLVIIDTLQKVRDAIGEAYSYSGDYDAIGQLKGFAASRGICLLLVHHTRKQAADDAFDMISGTTGLLGCADGALLLRKEKRTDLNATLDVVGRDQPDQRLHLTRDQDSLVWQLDHAERELWKAPPDPLLEKVAALVTPDAPEWSGSPSELVSVVDADMAANALTRYLNVNSARLRSDYNIEYGRKLRHEGRRIYLRLLSAGDAALT, encoded by the coding sequence ATGAACGACAAAAATGAAATGACCGCCCCTATCGCATCTGTTGGCGCAGATGTGGGGCAGTCACTCACTAAAGAAAACATCAGTATAACAGACGAGGATGCGGAATACAAGAAAAAGTTGCTGGAAGTCCAGCGTTTCTGCGACCCGATGCACCTCAACACCCTGTCCATGAACGATTTGTTTGACTGTTCCTTTACCAGCAGGCCGCCGTTGATCGACGGTCTGCTGTACGCCGGGACGTATCTGCTGGCTGGCGCGCCGAAGATCGGCAAGTCGTTCCTCGTTGCCCAGCTTGCCTACCATGTCAGCATGGGACACACGCTCTGGGACTACCCTGTCCGGCAAGGCGGCGTCCTCTATCTGGCGCTGGAGGACGATTACCAAAGGTTGCAGGGGCGTATGTCCCGGATGTTCGGCGTGGAGGGGACGGACAACCTGCACTTTGCCATCACGTCGGCGCAGATCGGGCTTGGTCTCGTCGAACAGCTCGATAATTTTCTGAAAGACCGTCCCGACACAAGGCTGGTCATCATCGACACGCTCCAAAAGGTGCGCGACGCCATCGGAGAGGCATACAGCTACTCCGGCGATTACGACGCCATCGGTCAGCTCAAGGGCTTTGCGGCCAGTAGGGGCATCTGTCTCCTGCTGGTACACCACACGCGCAAGCAAGCGGCGGATGACGCCTTTGACATGATCTCCGGCACGACGGGCCTGCTCGGCTGCGCGGACGGCGCGCTGCTGCTCCGCAAGGAGAAGCGTACCGACCTAAACGCCACGCTGGACGTAGTAGGCCGCGACCAGCCCGACCAACGGCTCCACCTGACGCGAGATCAGGATAGTTTGGTTTGGCAGCTTGACCACGCGGAGCGGGAACTATGGAAAGCACCGCCCGACCCGCTGCTTGAAAAGGTGGCGGCACTGGTGACGCCGGACGCGCCGGAATGGAGCGGCAGCCCCTCTGAGCTGGTCAGTGTGGTCGATGCCGATATGGCGGCAAACGCGCTGACCAGATACCTCAATGTCAATTCAGCGCGGCTCAGAAGCGACTACAACATCGAATACGGACGGAAACTGCGGCATGAGGGCAGGCGGATATACCTTCGTTTGCTGTCTGCCGGTGATGCGGCTCTGACGTAA
- a CDS encoding plasmid recombination protein, translated as MARNTGDRTCVRNVNVSDANIGNTQAHNEREKKTYVNPDIVPERAELNVHFKAPTDDYVGMFSKMEEEKVISTRGLKPDATKFCELVFDVNSAYFYNHGGYDYARQFYEEAYRAAVEIVGGEQYILSAVMHADERNRAMSEQLGEDVYHYHLHVVYVPVVKKEILWSKRCKDPTLRGTVKEVITQVSRSKKWASKPAVDDIGEPILQKNGKPVLKKSYSVLQDDFYRHMVAAGYTDIERGEVGSNEEHLTVTQFKVEQEQQRLARIQDAAAYASEETQRRNEEMEEARKKAQQAKAQLDAVVPKVEAVEELARRYSDDVDKVLPEAGALETARSYREKKAKPLYKKIVDVLRALYNKYLDLINSFNRLNDSYNRLQQRYASLDASFDRLAEENKSLKQVAADYDALCRGYGADRVEEQVRAIREREAEQKRQRRMQRQRHSIGAR; from the coding sequence ATGGCAAGAAACACGGGAGACCGTACCTGTGTCCGCAACGTCAACGTGTCCGACGCCAACATCGGCAACACGCAGGCGCACAACGAGCGTGAGAAGAAAACCTATGTCAATCCCGACATCGTGCCGGAGCGCGCGGAGCTTAACGTCCACTTCAAAGCGCCCACGGACGATTATGTTGGGATGTTCAGCAAGATGGAGGAAGAAAAGGTCATCTCGACGCGCGGCTTGAAACCCGACGCCACCAAGTTCTGCGAGCTGGTGTTTGACGTCAACTCCGCCTACTTCTACAACCACGGCGGGTATGACTACGCGCGGCAGTTCTATGAGGAGGCGTACCGGGCAGCGGTGGAGATCGTCGGCGGCGAGCAGTACATCCTGTCCGCCGTCATGCACGCCGACGAGCGCAACCGCGCCATGTCGGAGCAGTTGGGTGAGGACGTGTACCACTACCACCTCCATGTGGTCTATGTGCCGGTGGTAAAAAAGGAGATTTTGTGGTCAAAGCGGTGCAAAGACCCCACGCTGCGTGGTACTGTAAAAGAGGTCATTACGCAGGTCAGCCGGAGCAAGAAATGGGCGTCGAAACCGGCAGTGGACGATATTGGTGAGCCAATCCTCCAAAAGAACGGCAAGCCGGTACTGAAGAAGTCGTACAGCGTTTTGCAGGACGATTTCTATCGGCACATGGTCGCTGCCGGGTACACGGACATCGAGCGCGGCGAGGTCGGCAGCAACGAGGAACACCTGACGGTGACGCAGTTCAAGGTGGAGCAGGAGCAGCAGCGCCTCGCACGGATTCAGGACGCAGCAGCCTATGCATCGGAGGAGACTCAGCGACGAAACGAGGAGATGGAGGAGGCAAGGAAGAAGGCGCAACAAGCAAAAGCCCAGCTTGACGCCGTGGTACCGAAGGTCGAAGCGGTCGAGGAGCTGGCGCGACGATATTCCGATGATGTTGACAAGGTGCTGCCCGAAGCGGGTGCGCTGGAAACGGCGCGGTCGTACCGCGAGAAGAAGGCCAAACCTCTCTACAAGAAGATCGTCGATGTCCTGCGCGCGCTCTATAACAAGTATCTTGACCTTATAAACAGCTTCAACCGGCTGAACGATAGTTATAACCGGCTCCAACAGCGTTACGCCTCGCTGGATGCCTCCTTTGACCGGCTGGCAGAGGAGAACAAGAGCTTGAAGCAGGTCGCAGCGGACTATGACGCCTTATGCCGGGGCTATGGCGCGGACAGGGTGGAGGAGCAGGTCAGGGCGATTCGGGAGCGCGAGGCAGAGCAGAAACGGCAGAGGAGGATGCAACGGCAGAGGCACAGCATCGGAGCGCGATAA
- a CDS encoding radical SAM mobile pair protein B has protein sequence MAQVMMDGILVGEKDVKSVMTKSNLPVGGYSVNPYVGCTHACKYCYASFMKRFTGHSEEWGTFLDVKHWPEIKNPKKYAGQRVVIGSVTDGYNPQEEHFRNTRKLLEQLCGSGADILICTKSDLVVRDLDLLKELGQVTVSWSINTLDEDFKNDMDAAVSIERRIAAMKQVYDAGIRTVCFVSPVFPGITDFEAIFERVKNQCDLFWLENLNLRGGFKKTILDYIAGKRPELVQLYDEIYNKHDRSYFEALEKKAEEMAKKYDCPFVDNEMPYGRVPQGHPVIVDYFYHEEIRGSENTGTRKK, from the coding sequence ATGGCACAAGTAATGATGGATGGGATTCTCGTCGGAGAAAAAGACGTCAAAAGTGTAATGACTAAGTCAAATCTGCCCGTGGGCGGGTACTCGGTCAACCCCTATGTGGGCTGCACCCACGCCTGCAAATATTGCTATGCGTCGTTTATGAAGCGCTTTACCGGCCACAGCGAGGAATGGGGCACCTTCCTTGATGTGAAACACTGGCCGGAGATCAAGAATCCGAAGAAATACGCGGGTCAGCGCGTCGTGATCGGCTCCGTCACCGACGGCTACAACCCACAGGAGGAACACTTCCGCAACACGCGGAAGCTGCTCGAGCAGCTCTGCGGCAGCGGCGCGGATATTCTGATCTGCACGAAGTCCGATCTCGTCGTGCGCGACCTCGATCTGCTCAAGGAGTTGGGGCAGGTCACGGTGTCGTGGTCGATCAACACGCTGGATGAGGACTTCAAAAACGACATGGACGCCGCTGTGAGCATTGAGCGCCGCATTGCCGCCATGAAACAGGTCTACGACGCGGGCATTCGGACGGTCTGCTTTGTCTCACCCGTCTTCCCCGGCATCACGGACTTTGAGGCAATTTTCGAGCGGGTGAAGAATCAGTGCGACCTGTTCTGGCTGGAAAACCTGAACCTGCGAGGCGGGTTCAAGAAAACCATTCTGGACTATATCGCCGGGAAACGTCCCGAGCTTGTGCAGCTCTATGACGAGATTTACAACAAGCATGACAGAAGCTATTTTGAGGCGTTGGAGAAGAAAGCGGAGGAAATGGCGAAGAAGTACGATTGCCCCTTCGTTGACAACGAAATGCCCTACGGCAGAGTACCGCAGGGCCATCCCGTGATTGTGGATTATTTCTATCACGAGGAGATTCGAGGCTCGGAAAATACGGGAACGCGGAAAAAGTGA
- a CDS encoding MarR family transcriptional regulator yields MSRQGGFLISQIKQVGGRVFDRILSDKNIDAFNGAQGRILYILWQGDGVPISKLSKETGLAMNTLTSMLDRMEAAGLVRRDRGDHDRRKILIYLTDEAKALEQDYNAVTAEIESIYYKGFSSEEIDALEGYLRRVLTNVEEAL; encoded by the coding sequence ATGAGCAGACAAGGCGGATTTTTGATCTCGCAGATTAAACAGGTGGGCGGCCGTGTTTTTGACCGCATTCTCAGCGATAAGAATATCGACGCATTCAACGGCGCGCAGGGACGTATCCTCTACATTCTCTGGCAAGGAGACGGCGTACCTATTAGCAAGCTCTCCAAAGAGACGGGGCTTGCCATGAACACGCTCACCAGTATGCTCGACCGTATGGAGGCAGCGGGGCTTGTCCGGCGGGACAGGGGCGACCACGACCGGCGGAAGATTTTGATTTATCTCACCGACGAGGCAAAGGCGTTGGAGCAGGATTACAACGCGGTCACAGCGGAGATCGAAAGCATTTATTACAAGGGCTTTTCCTCGGAGGAAATCGACGCGCTGGAGGGTTATCTGCGCCGGGTGCTCACAAATGTTGAGGAGGCGCTGTAA